The DNA sequence CATTACAGCATATAGTATTAAAGCGCTACTATGCTGAACATCAACAGCAAATAAATATGCTTAATGGCGTCATAATTTCTGCTGTTAAAGCCCATTAATTCAACACCCCATCGAAGCAATGGTCACGCTCTAGAGATTTGGACTAGCAATGCAGTCCGGGTGACAACATGGGCTGCAGCGTCACTCCACCTCCCACCCCTTAATGCTGCTTGAACAACCCCGGATTTAGTGATCtgtttgctttttattCCATAACTTAAATACGGACGGcagaataaaataataacttcgagacttttttcatttcatgACAAGGAAAAGTAATTAACACAAACTTTTGTcttataataatatgagTATTGCAAGACAGTCATGCGACTGCTGTCGTATTCGTCGAGTAAAGTGTGACCGAAATAAACCATGTAACCGCTGCCTCCAGCGCCATATGAAGTGCACATATCTTCAAcctttaaaaaagagaGGTCCAAAATCTATCAGGGAAGGaagcttgaaaaaaatagcagaAGTGCAGATGATATGtatgaataataatatcatgACAGCTCCGGTGGTGTGTAAGAAGGTTCCAAAAAATCTGATTGATCAGTGTTTGAGGCTGTATCACGATAACTTATACGTAATCTGGCCTATGCTCTGCTACGATGATCTTCACAAACTTCTAGacgaaaaatatgatgacTGCTACGCCTACTGGTTTTTGGTTTCCCTTTCGGCAGCCACACTCAGCGATTTGCAAGCTGAAATTAAGTCGGAAGAAGGAGTTTCCTTCACTGGAAGGCAGTTATGTTCACTCTGCATGTTATCACGACAATTCTTTGACGATCTTAGTAACAGTGACATATTCCGAATTATGACTTATTACTGTTTGCATCGTTGTTATGCACAGTTTGCTGATACGAGAACTTCATACAGACTTTCTTGTGAGGCTGTAGGCCTCATCAAGATAGCCGGATTCCACCGGGAGGAAACCTATGAATTTCTTCCGTTTAGTGAGCAGCAACTCAGAAGAAAGGTTTATTATTTGCTTCTCATGACAGAGAGATACTATGCCGTATATATTAAGTGCGTCACAAGTCTGGATGCGACAATAGCGCCACCGCTACCTGAGATTGTAACAGACCCTCGGCTTTCTCTGGATAGCTTCCTTGAGGTGATTAGGGTTTTCACTGTACCAGGAAAGTGTTTCTATGATGCTTTAGCTACTAACTGTGCCAATGATTCTTGTACCGAAGACTCtctaaaaagaatatggaATGAACTTCATACCACGTCACTTGATATAGAGCCATGGTCTTATGGATACATagactttttattttcccgGCATTGGGTTAGAACACTAGCATGGAAGCTGGTATTGCAAATGAAAGGTATGCggatgaattttctttcgaaTACTAGTAATACGCATATACCAGTCGAAATTGCTAGGGACATGTTGGGAGATACTTTTTTAACTCCGAAAAACCTGTATGATGTACACGGTCCTGGTATACCGATGAAGGCGCTAGAAATAGCCAATGCGTTGGTAGACGTTGTAAATAAGTATGATCACAACATGAAGCTGGACGCTTGGAATGTCCTGTACGATGTATCCaagtttgttttctctCTGAAACACTgcaataataaaatgatCGACAGGTTTTCAACGAAATGTCAAGGTGCTCTAATTACTTTACCCATTTCTAAACCTTTGCAATTAAATGATAAGTCcaaagatgaagacgatATAATCCCCTGATAAACTCCTACTTCctgctttctttattttcctgaGAAGGAGATAGCTTTTTATTGTAAGAGGTTATGTGTTTTCAATGCGGAGCCAAATAAACACCGCTGCTTGTGACACCTTTTCATGAAGAGAGTACCTGGTTATCCATTTGGAGGTCTGGTTTGCATCATACTTCAATGCTAGTCCTACTCGGCACGTTAACTTTGGCGTCCCTATAGACTTTTAAAACAAATTGGCATTGTTTCAATCGATAATAGGAAGCAACGCTAAGTGAGATGGCTGTCCACTTATGAGAGATAGATATACCTAATAAAGGGTAAGCGGCATATATtgagatattttttaatttctgcTTTTAGAGCGGGTAGAATACCATATTTTTGTTCAGCATCTTCTGATAACATTGTTCCATTCTTGTCTTGCTCGTTTGAAGGTTTGTATATGATAGTCAAAATAACTCTTTATACAGTACATTAAGTATATGTATGCAGGCGGCTTACTACTATACCTTCATTGGCATTGCTGTTTGTGTATGCTAATTGTATATCATAGATTTAGCTAAGGCGAAAGCTATATTACGGTTGTAGGTAATACTATTATAAGTCCAGTCGCCATAGGCATCTAGAAAAATACGGGTGGGGAAAAATGTCAGAGCGTTATATTGATAACATAGTGAAGAGGCGTGATAAGGGTAATGGTTATATctgttattgttttattcACGATAATAAATTAAACTTAAGGAAATCCCATTAGGTTAAAAAGCTGTAAAATATATCTAAAGGTAAATTTACCGGATTAAAAAAGGTGATATTCACAAACATATAAATTGAATGTATCAATATCCAATATAAGGTTTAAGCGATTACATTAACACGGATGAAGATTTATATATTAGGTAATCTTTTCTgtgaaatatcaaaaccCAGGACTGTCACTTTTGTGATTCATTTAAATTATTGACgttttattgaaaacaaaataataacctTGAGTCAAAAGACTTCGAAGTCGTGgcaaaattaaacaaagGTAAATTATAACTTaggataaaaataatgtcGATGTGTTAAATACTAGttatataaaatagaaTAATGCCATATTTATCTATCGGATGAAAAATCATTTATTCACAATCGATGGCGTACTTCGCCCTTCATCTACCATAGAAGTTTCCGTATCTTCTTTGGgatctttgaaagtaatTTCTGCAGCAGCCGCTTTAGCAGCTGCAAATGGGTCTACTTTAGTTGACTTAAACTTTCTGGCTGGAACACCAAGTCTAAATAATTCATTTATTTCCATAAAGGTTCTACCAGCAGTTTCTGGTAGA is a window from the Saccharomyces paradoxus chromosome VII, complete sequence genome containing:
- a CDS encoding fungal specific transcription factor domain-containing protein; the protein is MTAPVVCKKVPKNLIDQCLRLYHDNLYVIWPMLCYDDLHKLLDEKYDDCYAYWFLVSLSAATLSDLQAEIKSEEGVSFTGRQLCSLCMLSRQFFDDLSNSDIFRIMTYYCLHRCYAQFADTRTSYRLSCEAVGLIKIAGFHREETYEFLPFSEQQLRRKVYYLLLMTERYYAVYIKCVTSLDATIAPPLPEIVTDPRLSLDSFLEVIRVFTVPGKCFYDALATNCANDSCTEDSLKRIWNELHTTSLDIEPWSYGYIDFLFSRHWVRTLAWKLVLQMKGMRMNFLSNTSNTHIPVEIARDMLGDTFLTPKNLYDVHGPGIPMKALEIANALVDVVNKYDHNMKLDAWNVLYDVSKFVFSLKHCNNKMIDRFSTKCQGALITLPISKPLQLNDKSKDEDDIIP